The Thermotoga sp. SG1 genome includes a window with the following:
- the ackA gene encoding acetate kinase: MKVLVINSGSSSIKYQLIEMDGEKVLCKGIAERIGLEGSRLVHRVNEEKHVIEKDLPDHEEALKLVLNTLVDEKLGVIKDLEEIDAVGHRVVHGGEKFKESVLVNEEVIRAIEEVSPLAPLHNPANLMGIKAAMKLLPGVPNVAVFDTAFHQTIPQKAYLYAIPYEYYEKYRIRRYGFHGTSHRYVSKRAAEILGRKMEELKIITCHIGNGASIAAVKHGKCVDTSMGFTPLEGLVMGTRSGDLDPAIPFFIMEKEGISPQEMYDILNKKSGVYGLSKGFSSDMRDIEEAALKGDEWCKLILDIYHYRIAKYIGAYAAAMNGVDAIVFTAGVGENSPITRGDVCSYLEFLGVKLDKQKNEETIRGKEGIISSPDSRVKVLVVPTNEELMIARDTREIVENLNR, encoded by the coding sequence ATGAAGGTACTCGTGATAAACTCTGGAAGCTCTTCTATAAAATACCAACTCATCGAGATGGATGGGGAAAAAGTCCTGTGCAAAGGTATAGCTGAAAGAATAGGTCTCGAGGGTAGCAGGCTCGTTCATAGGGTAAACGAAGAAAAGCACGTGATAGAAAAAGACCTTCCCGATCACGAAGAAGCGTTGAAACTCGTCCTGAACACCCTGGTTGATGAGAAACTCGGTGTTATAAAAGATCTCGAAGAGATAGATGCCGTTGGGCACAGAGTGGTCCACGGTGGTGAGAAGTTCAAAGAGTCCGTGCTTGTAAACGAAGAGGTGATCAGGGCAATAGAAGAGGTATCACCACTTGCTCCTCTCCACAACCCGGCAAACCTCATGGGAATTAAGGCAGCAATGAAGCTTCTTCCCGGAGTTCCTAATGTTGCGGTCTTTGACACGGCATTTCACCAAACGATCCCTCAAAAGGCTTATCTCTATGCTATCCCCTACGAATACTACGAAAAGTACAGGATCAGACGCTACGGCTTCCACGGAACGAGCCACAGATACGTCTCAAAAAGGGCAGCGGAGATCCTTGGAAGGAAAATGGAAGAACTCAAAATCATCACCTGTCACATAGGAAACGGTGCTTCCATAGCGGCCGTGAAACATGGAAAGTGTGTCGACACTTCCATGGGATTCACACCTCTCGAAGGGCTCGTCATGGGTACAAGATCCGGTGATCTCGATCCAGCCATTCCCTTCTTCATCATGGAAAAAGAAGGTATTTCTCCTCAGGAAATGTACGATATACTGAACAAAAAGAGCGGTGTCTACGGTCTTTCGAAGGGTTTCAGTTCCGACATGAGAGATATCGAAGAGGCCGCTCTGAAGGGAGACGAGTGGTGCAAGCTCATTCTCGACATCTACCACTACAGGATCGCCAAGTACATTGGTGCGTACGCTGCAGCGATGAACGGAGTTGATGCTATAGTCTTCACGGCTGGTGTTGGAGAAAACTCTCCTATAACAAGGGGAGACGTCTGTTCTTATCTGGAGTTCCTTGGAGTAAAACTCGATAAACAAAAGAATGAAGAGACCATAAGAGGAAAAGAAGGTATAATCTCCTCGCCGGATTCTCGTGTGAAGGTTTTGGTCGTTCCGACGAACGAAGAACTCATGATTGCGAGGGACACGAGAGAAATAGTGGAAAATCTCAACAGATAA
- the fba gene encoding class II fructose-1,6-bisphosphate aldolase: MPYVKNTKEILDKASREGYAIGAFNFNNMEFLQAILEAAEEEKAPVIVATSEGAIKYIGNGDIETGAKLAVEMVRTYAEKLSVPVALHLDHGRDFNVIMAAIKAGYSSVMIDASHLPFEENLKETKKIVEIAHAVGISVEAELGKLKGIEDNVVEKESVLVDPEEAKIFVKETEVDFLAPAIGTSHGAFKFKGEAQLDFERLKKVKEYTQIPLVLHGASMVPQDVVKLANEYGAELSGAKGVPEDMLKKAIELGINKINTDTDLRITFVAYLRKVLSEDKSQIDPRKIFKPVFEQVKEIVKERIRIFGSSGKA, from the coding sequence ATGCCCTACGTGAAGAATACAAAAGAGATACTGGATAAGGCCAGCAGGGAAGGTTATGCCATCGGTGCGTTCAACTTCAACAACATGGAGTTCCTTCAGGCGATCCTTGAAGCAGCAGAGGAAGAAAAAGCTCCTGTCATCGTTGCCACATCCGAAGGTGCGATAAAGTACATAGGAAATGGTGACATAGAAACCGGAGCAAAACTCGCCGTTGAGATGGTCAGAACTTACGCGGAGAAACTCTCTGTTCCCGTGGCTCTCCATCTGGACCATGGTAGGGACTTCAACGTAATCATGGCCGCCATAAAGGCCGGTTATTCTTCGGTGATGATAGATGCGTCTCACCTGCCGTTTGAAGAAAATCTCAAAGAAACCAAAAAAATCGTGGAGATCGCTCATGCCGTTGGTATCAGTGTGGAAGCAGAGCTTGGAAAGCTCAAGGGAATAGAGGACAACGTTGTGGAGAAGGAATCCGTCCTCGTTGATCCAGAGGAAGCAAAGATCTTTGTGAAAGAAACAGAGGTGGATTTTCTTGCCCCCGCTATTGGAACAAGTCATGGAGCGTTCAAATTCAAGGGAGAGGCACAACTTGACTTTGAACGACTCAAAAAGGTGAAAGAGTACACTCAGATTCCTCTTGTCCTTCATGGAGCCTCCATGGTTCCACAGGACGTTGTTAAACTGGCAAACGAATACGGTGCGGAACTCTCCGGTGCGAAGGGTGTTCCCGAAGATATGCTGAAAAAGGCCATAGAACTTGGAATCAACAAGATCAACACGGATACCGATTTGAGAATTACTTTCGTTGCTTATCTGAGGAAAGTGCTTTCTGAGGACAAATCGCAGATAGATCCGAGAAAGATCTTCAAACCCGTCTTCGAGCAGGTGAAAGAAATCGTCAAGGAGAGAATCAGAATCTTTGGATCCAGCGGAAAGGCGTGA
- the araA gene encoding L-arabinose isomerase encodes MIDLKQYEFWFLVGSQYLYGLETLKKVEQQAGRIVEALNDDPIFPSKIVLKPVLKSSAEIREIFEKANAEPKCAGVIVWMHTFSPSKMWIRGLSINKKPLLHLHTQYNREIPWDTIDMDYMNLNQSAHGDREHGYIHARMRLPRKVVVGHWEDREVREKIAKWMRVACAIQDGRTGQIVRFGDNMREVASTEGDKVEAQIKLGWSINTWGVGELAERVKEVPENEVKELLKEYRERYIMPEDEYSLKAIKEQAKIEIALREFLKEKNAIAFTTTFEDLHDLPQLPGLAVQRLMEEGYGFGAEGDWKAAGLVRALKVMGTGLPGGTSFMEDYTYHLTPGNELVLGAHMLEVCPTIAKEKPRIEVHPLSIGGKADPARLVFDGQEGSAVNASIVDMGNRFRLVVNKVLSVPIERKMPKLPTARVLWKPLPDFKRATTAWILAGGSHHTAFSTAVDVEYLIDWAEALEIEYLVIDENLDLENFKKELRWNELYWGILKR; translated from the coding sequence ATGATCGATCTCAAGCAATACGAGTTCTGGTTTCTTGTCGGCAGCCAGTATCTTTACGGTCTGGAAACGTTGAAAAAGGTAGAGCAGCAGGCAGGCAGGATAGTTGAGGCACTGAACGATGACCCCATTTTTCCCTCAAAGATCGTTCTGAAACCCGTTTTGAAAAGCTCCGCCGAGATTAGGGAGATCTTCGAAAAGGCAAATGCGGAACCAAAATGCGCCGGTGTCATCGTGTGGATGCACACGTTCTCACCTTCGAAGATGTGGATAAGAGGGCTTTCCATCAATAAAAAACCCCTGCTTCACCTACACACCCAGTACAACAGGGAGATCCCGTGGGATACGATCGATATGGACTACATGAACCTGAACCAATCCGCACACGGTGACAGAGAACACGGATACATCCACGCAAGGATGAGACTTCCAAGGAAGGTCGTGGTGGGACACTGGGAAGACAGAGAGGTCAGGGAAAAGATAGCAAAATGGATGAGAGTTGCGTGTGCGATACAGGACGGAAGAACGGGTCAGATCGTAAGGTTCGGCGATAACATGAGAGAAGTTGCCAGCACCGAGGGAGACAAGGTGGAGGCACAGATAAAACTCGGTTGGTCTATAAACACCTGGGGCGTTGGAGAACTCGCCGAAAGGGTGAAAGAAGTTCCAGAAAACGAAGTGAAAGAATTGTTGAAAGAGTACAGAGAAAGGTACATCATGCCAGAGGACGAATACAGTCTCAAAGCGATAAAAGAGCAAGCAAAGATAGAGATCGCACTGAGGGAGTTTCTGAAAGAGAAGAACGCCATCGCCTTTACCACCACTTTCGAAGATCTTCACGATCTTCCACAACTTCCAGGTCTTGCGGTTCAAAGGCTCATGGAAGAAGGATACGGATTCGGTGCTGAGGGAGACTGGAAAGCAGCGGGGCTTGTGAGAGCCCTGAAGGTCATGGGAACGGGTCTTCCTGGTGGAACTTCCTTCATGGAAGATTACACCTACCATCTCACTCCCGGAAACGAACTCGTACTTGGGGCACACATGCTTGAAGTGTGTCCTACGATTGCTAAAGAAAAACCTCGAATAGAGGTTCATCCCCTCAGTATCGGTGGAAAAGCAGATCCCGCACGCCTTGTCTTCGACGGACAAGAAGGTTCCGCGGTAAACGCATCGATCGTTGACATGGGAAACAGATTCAGACTGGTTGTGAACAAGGTGTTGTCTGTTCCTATAGAAAGAAAAATGCCCAAACTTCCAACGGCAAGGGTATTGTGGAAGCCGCTTCCTGATTTCAAGAGGGCGACGACCGCGTGGATTCTCGCTGGAGGATCACATCATACAGCCTTCTCAACGGCGGTGGATGTGGAGTACCTCATCGACTGGGCGGAAGCTTTGGAGATAGAGTATCTTGTCATAGATGAAAATCTGGATCTGGAGAACTTCAAAAAGGAACTGAGATGGAACGAACTCTATTGGGGGATCTTGAAAAGATGA
- a CDS encoding GntR family transcriptional regulator, with translation MLPKYRIIEKFLIEEIKSGKYKHGDKLPTEKELMERFNASRETVRKALERLVVKNLVVRKPGLGTFVNIEKKNKVVGILVQQITSYIFPYITLGAEEVLFTNGYKMLLGNASEDPHKERQIINEWLEIGVDGLIIDPVCSATRRSNRDLVEDIVRRGTKVVLVHTNWDIKGAGSVVLDDWYGGEKAAEIFYQYGHRNVAVLYKTIHLPSVVRAQAFLKRGRELGFEKIHEKSFHVSEFTGIVMQSAFELLSLPKEQRPTAVFCYNDATALQFFLAARRMGLKIPDDVSVIGFDDAPIGDIREILTTFEHPKEEVGKKAVEILLKMIDGEKPEKYVFKPKLIMRESVTYPKK, from the coding sequence ATTCTTCCAAAGTACAGAATCATAGAGAAGTTTCTGATCGAGGAGATAAAATCAGGAAAATACAAGCACGGAGACAAACTTCCCACAGAGAAAGAGTTGATGGAAAGATTCAACGCCAGTCGAGAAACGGTGAGAAAGGCCCTCGAAAGGCTGGTAGTGAAGAACCTGGTCGTCAGAAAGCCAGGACTTGGTACGTTCGTGAACATCGAAAAAAAGAACAAAGTCGTAGGAATCCTCGTTCAGCAAATCACGAGTTACATTTTTCCGTACATAACACTCGGTGCAGAAGAGGTTCTTTTCACCAACGGTTACAAGATGCTTCTTGGAAACGCATCCGAAGATCCACACAAAGAAAGGCAGATCATAAACGAATGGCTTGAAATCGGTGTGGATGGTCTCATAATAGACCCCGTATGCAGTGCCACCAGGCGCTCGAACAGGGATCTAGTAGAGGATATTGTAAGGAGAGGAACAAAGGTTGTTCTTGTGCACACCAACTGGGATATAAAGGGTGCAGGAAGCGTCGTTCTGGACGACTGGTACGGTGGAGAAAAGGCAGCAGAGATCTTTTATCAGTACGGCCACAGAAACGTCGCAGTGTTGTACAAGACGATACACTTACCCAGCGTTGTCAGAGCACAGGCCTTCTTGAAGCGAGGACGGGAACTTGGATTTGAGAAGATCCATGAGAAATCGTTTCATGTGTCTGAGTTCACGGGTATTGTAATGCAAAGCGCGTTTGAGCTTCTTTCGCTTCCCAAGGAACAGCGCCCCACTGCGGTTTTCTGTTACAACGACGCAACAGCTTTGCAGTTCTTTCTTGCGGCCAGAAGAATGGGACTGAAGATACCGGACGATGTCTCTGTCATAGGATTCGACGATGCTCCCATAGGTGACATCAGGGAAATCCTGACCACGTTCGAACATCCAAAGGAGGAAGTTGGAAAGAAGGCTGTTGAAATACTTTTGAAGATGATCGATGGCGAAAAACCTGAAAAGTACGTTTTCAAACCAAAATTGATCATGAGAGAATCCGTCACGTATCCAAAAAAATGA
- a CDS encoding methionine synthase, with amino-acid sequence MSKVELDPREIKIPDNVLRAKLGFGKAKKIPEHFKEYVMKAYEELIKVAKPVVLWKDFETNETKGSLFFNGIELRGDLAKKHLAGSKIITVFLATLGKRVDEKIEECFKEGNDLLGFFIDGIASEMVEYALRKVDSDLRTKRPHLEGSFRISPGYGDLPLSLNKEIVRIFKDEVDVNVIEDSYVLVPRKTITGLVGWREKNEEQT; translated from the coding sequence TTGTCAAAGGTTGAACTAGATCCGAGGGAAATAAAGATCCCGGACAACGTTTTGAGAGCGAAACTTGGATTCGGAAAGGCCAAGAAAATTCCAGAGCATTTCAAGGAATATGTGATGAAGGCTTATGAAGAGTTGATCAAGGTTGCAAAGCCCGTCGTTTTGTGGAAGGATTTCGAAACAAACGAAACAAAGGGATCACTTTTCTTCAACGGTATAGAACTCAGGGGTGATTTGGCGAAGAAACATTTAGCAGGTAGCAAGATCATCACTGTTTTTCTTGCCACACTAGGAAAAAGGGTGGATGAGAAAATAGAAGAATGCTTCAAAGAGGGAAACGACCTTCTTGGATTCTTCATAGATGGTATCGCATCGGAGATGGTGGAGTACGCTCTCAGAAAGGTCGACTCCGATCTGAGGACAAAACGCCCCCATCTCGAAGGAAGCTTCAGGATATCACCGGGTTATGGAGACTTGCCGCTCTCACTGAACAAGGAGATAGTAAGAATTTTCAAGGATGAAGTGGATGTTAACGTGATCGAAGATTCCTACGTTCTTGTTCCCAGAAAAACCATCACAGGACTCGTGGGATGGAGGGAAAAGAATGAGGAGCAGACATGA
- a CDS encoding methylenetetrahydrofolate reductase, with protein sequence MRKSLESGKCVVLEVLTPRGTNLKKFLDFTEKAWETGIDAFTVTDMPMGRVRMAPWAVSHLLVESGKEVLMHFTRNTRNMIRIQSDLLGCHALGIENLLLLSGDDPSHGDYPGTTSVNDVDILDLIRLTKLLNEGTDLAGNRMYGKTNFFVGGALNPFSEKDIERAKQKIEAGVDFLVTQPLFQKDVAQNIKEKLNTKILVSIAFFENAKQMNHFSGVPGIEIPEEIIESAEKGDEHVKEKSFEAVLRFVEETKNLVDGFYIVAVVKDLEKIRMVVEVVKG encoded by the coding sequence TTGAGGAAATCTCTTGAATCAGGAAAGTGTGTGGTTCTGGAGGTTCTGACACCGCGAGGGACGAATCTAAAAAAGTTTCTGGATTTCACCGAAAAAGCCTGGGAAACGGGTATCGACGCGTTCACGGTGACAGATATGCCTATGGGCAGGGTGAGGATGGCACCATGGGCAGTTTCTCACTTGCTTGTCGAGAGCGGGAAAGAAGTTCTCATGCATTTCACAAGGAACACCAGAAACATGATAAGGATACAGTCCGACCTTCTGGGGTGCCACGCCCTTGGAATAGAGAATCTTTTACTTCTCTCAGGAGATGACCCGTCTCATGGGGACTATCCAGGGACAACTTCTGTGAACGACGTGGATATACTGGATCTTATACGACTCACAAAGCTTCTGAACGAGGGAACGGATCTTGCGGGAAACAGGATGTACGGAAAGACAAATTTCTTCGTTGGAGGTGCGTTGAATCCATTCAGTGAAAAGGATATAGAAAGGGCAAAACAAAAAATCGAAGCAGGGGTGGACTTTCTCGTTACACAACCTCTTTTCCAGAAAGATGTAGCACAAAACATCAAGGAGAAATTGAACACGAAAATCCTTGTTTCGATAGCGTTCTTCGAAAACGCAAAGCAAATGAACCACTTTTCTGGTGTTCCAGGAATAGAAATACCAGAGGAAATAATCGAGTCGGCCGAAAAGGGCGATGAACATGTGAAGGAAAAAAGTTTTGAAGCTGTTCTGAGGTTCGTCGAGGAAACCAAAAATCTTGTCGACGGTTTCTACATAGTGGCTGTTGTGAAGGATCTCGAAAAGATAAGGATGGTGGTGGAGGTTGTCAAAGGTTGA
- the ppdK gene encoding pyruvate, phosphate dikinase, which produces MAKKYVYFFANGKAEGRADMKDILGGKGANLAEMTNLGIPVPPGFTISAEVCKYYYDHGRTYPEELKEQVEEAMRRLEEVTGKKFGDPNNPLLVSVRSGAAISMPGMMDTVLNLGLNDETVEGLAKLTNNERFAYDAYRRFLQMFGDVVLKIPHEKFEKALEEIKKEKGVKLDTELDAEDLKKLIERYKQIYKEEGKEFPQDPWKQLWLAIDAVFGSWMNERAIKYREIHGIKEGDLLGTAVNIVAMVFGNMGEDSGTGVAFTRDPNTGEKKPYGEFLPNAQGEDVVAGIRTPLKLEELKNRMPEVYNQLLEIMDRLEKHYRDMQDIEFTIEKGKLYLLQTRSGKRTSQAAIRIAVDMVHEGLITKEEAVLRVRPEDVEQVLHPVFDPKEKAQAKVIAKGLPASPGAATGKVVFNAKKAEELGKSGELVILVRPETSPEDVGGMAAAQGILTSRGGMTSHAAVVARGMGKPAVVGAESIEVHPEEGYFKVGDVTVKEGEWISIDGTTGEVLLGKVTTIKPQGLEGPVAELLQWADEIRRLGVRTNADIPRDAEVARKFGAEGIGLCRTEHMFFEKDRIPKVRRMILAKTKEEREKALNELLPLQKEDFKGLFRVMRGLPVTIRLIDPPLHEFLPQEDEQIKEVAEQMGVSFEELKNVVENLRELNPMLGHRGCRLTITYPEIAVMQTKAIIGAAIELKKEEGIDVIPEIMIPLVGHVNEIRYLKKIIKETADALIKEAGVDLTYKIGTMIEVPRAAVTAHQIAEEAEFFSFGTNDLTQMTFGFSRDDVGKFLPEYLEKGILEHDPFKSLDYDGVGELVRMGTEKGRSTRPDLKVGVCGEHGGDPRSILFFDRIGLDYVSCSPYRVPVARLAAAQAALKNKQ; this is translated from the coding sequence ATGGCCAAGAAATACGTGTACTTCTTTGCAAACGGTAAAGCAGAAGGCCGGGCAGACATGAAAGATATCCTCGGTGGAAAAGGTGCCAACCTCGCTGAAATGACCAACCTTGGTATACCCGTTCCTCCCGGTTTCACCATCTCCGCAGAGGTGTGTAAGTACTACTACGATCACGGAAGAACTTATCCAGAAGAACTCAAGGAACAGGTTGAAGAGGCAATGAGAAGACTCGAAGAGGTCACCGGGAAGAAGTTCGGTGACCCTAACAATCCACTTCTTGTTTCCGTCAGATCCGGTGCAGCCATTTCGATGCCTGGAATGATGGATACAGTCCTCAACCTTGGATTGAACGATGAAACAGTGGAAGGACTCGCCAAATTGACCAACAACGAAAGGTTCGCTTACGACGCCTACAGAAGATTCCTTCAGATGTTCGGTGACGTCGTTCTCAAGATACCTCACGAAAAGTTTGAAAAGGCTCTCGAGGAAATCAAGAAAGAAAAGGGTGTGAAACTCGACACAGAACTCGACGCGGAGGATCTCAAAAAACTCATCGAAAGATACAAGCAGATCTACAAGGAAGAGGGTAAAGAGTTCCCACAAGATCCCTGGAAACAGCTCTGGCTCGCTATAGATGCTGTGTTCGGCAGCTGGATGAACGAAAGAGCTATAAAGTACAGGGAAATCCATGGAATCAAAGAAGGAGATCTTCTCGGAACGGCTGTGAACATTGTTGCGATGGTTTTTGGAAACATGGGTGAGGATTCTGGGACTGGAGTTGCATTCACAAGGGATCCGAACACAGGAGAAAAGAAACCTTATGGAGAGTTCCTTCCCAACGCTCAAGGTGAGGATGTCGTTGCCGGTATAAGAACTCCGTTGAAACTCGAAGAATTGAAGAACAGAATGCCTGAAGTATACAATCAGCTCCTCGAAATAATGGATAGGCTCGAAAAACACTACAGGGATATGCAGGATATTGAGTTCACCATCGAAAAAGGAAAGCTCTATCTCCTTCAGACAAGAAGCGGAAAGAGAACATCTCAAGCTGCTATAAGAATCGCCGTTGACATGGTTCACGAGGGGCTCATTACCAAGGAAGAAGCCGTTTTGAGGGTCAGACCAGAGGACGTTGAACAGGTGCTTCATCCCGTGTTCGATCCAAAGGAAAAGGCCCAGGCGAAGGTCATCGCAAAGGGTCTTCCAGCGTCACCTGGAGCCGCAACTGGTAAGGTTGTCTTCAACGCCAAGAAAGCAGAAGAACTCGGAAAATCCGGAGAACTCGTTATCCTTGTAAGGCCGGAGACCAGTCCCGAAGACGTTGGTGGAATGGCAGCTGCACAGGGAATTCTCACCTCCAGAGGAGGAATGACATCTCACGCTGCCGTCGTTGCAAGAGGAATGGGTAAACCCGCTGTTGTTGGAGCAGAATCCATAGAAGTTCACCCAGAAGAGGGATACTTCAAAGTCGGGGACGTCACTGTGAAAGAAGGGGAATGGATCTCCATCGATGGAACGACCGGAGAGGTTCTCCTTGGAAAGGTGACGACCATAAAACCACAGGGACTCGAAGGTCCTGTTGCTGAGCTTCTTCAGTGGGCTGACGAAATCAGAAGACTCGGTGTGAGAACCAACGCGGATATTCCAAGGGATGCTGAAGTTGCCAGAAAATTTGGTGCAGAAGGGATCGGTCTGTGTAGAACTGAGCACATGTTCTTCGAAAAAGACAGAATACCAAAAGTGAGAAGGATGATCCTTGCCAAGACAAAGGAAGAAAGAGAAAAGGCATTGAATGAACTCCTTCCTCTCCAGAAAGAAGACTTCAAAGGACTCTTCAGGGTGATGAGAGGGCTTCCAGTCACTATAAGGCTCATAGATCCTCCTCTTCACGAGTTCCTCCCACAGGAAGATGAACAGATCAAAGAGGTCGCAGAGCAGATGGGAGTTTCCTTCGAAGAACTCAAGAACGTGGTTGAAAACCTCAGAGAACTCAACCCAATGCTTGGACACAGAGGTTGTAGGCTCACCATCACGTACCCCGAGATCGCTGTGATGCAGACCAAAGCGATCATCGGAGCAGCCATCGAACTCAAGAAAGAGGAAGGAATAGACGTCATACCCGAGATCATGATACCTCTTGTGGGACACGTCAACGAGATCAGGTACCTGAAGAAGATCATCAAAGAAACAGCCGATGCACTGATCAAAGAGGCAGGGGTCGATCTTACCTACAAGATAGGAACTATGATCGAAGTTCCAAGAGCTGCTGTCACCGCACACCAGATCGCAGAAGAGGCCGAATTCTTCAGTTTTGGAACAAACGACCTCACACAGATGACCTTTGGATTCAGCCGAGACGACGTTGGAAAGTTCCTGCCGGAGTACCTCGAAAAGGGCATCCTCGAACACGATCCGTTCAAATCTCTCGACTACGATGGTGTGGGAGAACTGGTGAGGATGGGAACGGAGAAGGGAAGAAGCACAAGACCGGATCTCAAGGTCGGAGTCTGTGGAGAGCACGGAGGAGATCCAAGATCGATCCTCTTCTTCGACAGAATTGGACTTGACTACGTGTCCTGTTCTCCTTACAGGGTTCCCGTTGCCAGACTCGCGGCGGCTCAGGCAGCTTTGAAGAATAAACAGTGA